In one window of Romboutsia hominis DNA:
- a CDS encoding SDR family oxidoreductase, translated as MYPVYKSIGKKEKCEKVKVLFPPQHQECQPGLEYLMEPRPISDNPYYRGSCKLQGKVAIITGGDSGIGRAVAYAFAKEGADIAISYLCEHKDANETKAYIEGLGRKCILIPGDLRDEEMSNVVVEKTLECFGKIDILVNNHGVQFIQNSILDITAKQLDDTFKTNVYAFFYMTKAALPYLKKGASIINTTSITAYKGEPLLIDYSATKGAVLTFTRSLSQSLISKGIRVNGVAPGPIWTPLIPSSFSAEQVETFGSDTSKVPMNRAGQPFEVATSFVFLASDDSSYMSGQILHPNGGAIVGS; from the coding sequence ATGTATCCAGTTTATAAAAGTATTGGGAAAAAGGAAAAATGCGAAAAAGTAAAAGTATTATTTCCACCACAGCATCAAGAGTGTCAGCCTGGATTAGAATATCTTATGGAACCAAGACCTATATCAGATAATCCATATTACAGAGGAAGTTGTAAATTACAAGGGAAAGTAGCAATTATTACTGGTGGAGATAGTGGAATCGGAAGAGCAGTAGCTTATGCATTTGCTAAAGAAGGAGCAGATATTGCTATTTCATATCTTTGTGAACATAAGGATGCAAATGAAACTAAAGCTTATATAGAAGGATTAGGTAGAAAATGTATATTAATACCTGGGGATTTAAGAGATGAAGAAATGTCTAATGTTGTTGTTGAAAAGACTCTAGAGTGCTTTGGGAAAATTGATATATTAGTCAATAATCATGGAGTACAGTTTATTCAAAATAGTATACTAGACATTACAGCTAAACAACTAGATGATACATTTAAAACTAATGTATATGCTTTTTTCTATATGACAAAAGCTGCACTTCCATATTTAAAAAAAGGTGCATCTATAATTAATACAACTTCTATTACAGCTTATAAAGGAGAGCCACTCCTTATAGATTATAGTGCAACTAAAGGGGCAGTACTAACATTTACTAGATCTCTTTCTCAGTCATTAATAAGTAAAGGCATAAGAGTAAATGGAGTAGCACCAGGACCTATTTGGACTCCTTTAATACCATCTTCTTTTTCAGCTGAACAAGTAGAAACTTTTGGCAGTGATACTAGTAAAGTTCCTATGAATAGAGCAGGCCAACCATTTGAAGTCGCTACTAGTTTTGTATTTTTAGCTAGTGATGATTCTAGTTATATGTCTGGTCAGATTTTACATCCTAATGGTGGAGCTATAGTTGGATCTTAA
- a CDS encoding spore coat protein translates to MQLTPAELHNLHELILSCVNSITNMALYKNQITDPELKAMVEAQFPVHIQDYNLKVRFVKEASAPNEKLNVPQLKINLQDFTTSPVQPIPVTPRTDIQQLNDREIATGYLLTLKRAGREYAWSSMEATNPVLREFLKDAFTMACNHAYEVSGWLIKKGFYPLCSAPQTEIDKVGSLYNEVQQLNS, encoded by the coding sequence ATGCAATTAACACCAGCAGAATTACATAATTTACACGAACTAATTTTAAGTTGTGTAAATAGTATAACAAATATGGCACTATATAAAAACCAGATTACAGATCCAGAACTAAAAGCTATGGTTGAAGCTCAATTTCCAGTTCATATACAGGATTATAACCTTAAGGTAAGATTTGTTAAAGAAGCTAGTGCACCTAATGAAAAATTAAATGTACCTCAGTTAAAAATAAACTTGCAGGACTTTACTACATCTCCTGTACAACCAATACCAGTTACACCTAGAACAGATATCCAGCAATTAAATGATAGAGAAATAGCTACAGGGTATCTTTTAACTTTAAAAAGAGCTGGTAGAGAATATGCTTGGAGTTCAATGGAAGCAACTAATCCAGTATTAAGAGAGTTCTTAAAAGATGCCTTTACAATGGCTTGTAATCATGCTTATGAAGTATCTGGGTGGTTAATTAAAAAAGGATTCTATCCTTTATGCTCTGCACCACAGACAGAAATAGATAAAGTCGGATCTCTTTATAATGAAGTACAGCAATTAAATTCATAA
- the cooS gene encoding anaerobic carbon-monoxide dehydrogenase catalytic subunit yields the protein MSETIRERLEGRVSYHDSVEEMLKRIQTDGLSSVFSRWEPQEKIRCKFCLQGLSCQLCTHGPCRINEKTGVDKGVCGIGADAMAMRNFLMRNIMGAATYGHHAFEAFRTLRATGEGKSPFKIKDEAKLKWMCEKVGIDANQDINKLAIELADFLDKEMKVGPDQPSIMTEAFAPQKRKPVWKELHIYPSGVQHEVENSIASCLTNVDGDYVSLATKGLRLGLSTIYTAQIGLEMVQDILFGTPMPHEVNVDLGIMDPDYVNIVFNGHQPWIGALTIEKLRKGEYKDEAIAAGAKGIRVVGSIETGQELLQRYEVDDVFVGLMGNWLAIEPLLATGTVDAIAMDENCSPPAIDQYAEKYQVALVSISTIIGVPGTEHKMPYYPEKANEMSDNLIKIAIENFKKRHGKIEPMVPKHVTKAIAGFSTEAVLGALGNKLDPLVDVITEGKIKGVVALANCSTLRNGPQDWNTVNITKELIKRDILVVAGGCGNHALEVAGLCNLDSVEKYAGEGLKEICNMLKIPPVLSFGTCTDTGRISMLVTALADHLDVDIPDLPIAVTAPEWMEQKATIDGIFAVAYGAYTHLSPTPFVTGAPNLVKLLTEDVENLTGGKVALGDDPVEAAKAIEAHIISKRQKLGLK from the coding sequence ATGAGTGAAACAATTAGAGAAAGATTAGAAGGTCGTGTAAGTTATCATGATTCAGTTGAGGAAATGTTAAAGAGAATACAAACTGACGGCCTTTCAAGTGTGTTTTCAAGATGGGAGCCGCAAGAAAAAATTAGATGTAAGTTTTGTCTTCAAGGTTTAAGTTGTCAATTATGTACACATGGTCCTTGTAGAATTAATGAAAAAACAGGAGTTGATAAAGGCGTTTGTGGTATCGGGGCAGATGCCATGGCTATGAGAAACTTCCTTATGAGAAATATAATGGGTGCAGCTACATATGGTCATCATGCATTTGAAGCTTTTAGAACACTTAGAGCTACTGGGGAAGGTAAATCTCCATTTAAAATAAAAGATGAAGCTAAGTTAAAATGGATGTGTGAAAAAGTAGGAATAGATGCTAATCAAGATATTAATAAACTTGCTATTGAGTTAGCTGATTTTCTTGATAAAGAAATGAAAGTAGGTCCTGATCAACCTAGTATAATGACAGAAGCTTTTGCTCCACAAAAAAGAAAACCAGTATGGAAAGAACTTCATATTTATCCTTCTGGTGTTCAACATGAAGTTGAAAACTCAATTGCAAGCTGTTTAACAAATGTGGATGGAGACTATGTATCACTTGCTACAAAAGGTCTTAGATTAGGATTATCTACTATATATACAGCACAAATAGGACTTGAAATGGTACAAGATATATTATTTGGAACACCTATGCCTCATGAAGTTAATGTTGACTTAGGTATAATGGATCCTGACTATGTAAATATAGTATTTAATGGACATCAACCTTGGATAGGAGCACTTACAATAGAAAAACTTAGAAAAGGTGAATATAAAGATGAAGCTATAGCTGCTGGTGCTAAAGGTATTAGAGTAGTTGGCTCTATTGAAACCGGACAAGAGTTGCTACAAAGATATGAAGTAGACGATGTATTTGTTGGCCTTATGGGCAACTGGTTGGCTATAGAACCACTACTTGCAACAGGTACTGTAGATGCTATTGCTATGGACGAAAACTGTTCACCACCAGCTATAGATCAATATGCTGAAAAATATCAAGTAGCATTAGTTAGCATAAGTACAATAATAGGTGTGCCTGGTACAGAACATAAAATGCCATATTATCCAGAAAAGGCTAATGAGATGTCAGATAATTTAATTAAAATAGCAATAGAAAACTTTAAGAAAAGACATGGTAAAATTGAACCTATGGTACCTAAACATGTTACAAAAGCTATCGCAGGATTTTCAACAGAAGCTGTTTTAGGTGCCCTTGGGAACAAACTTGATCCATTAGTTGATGTAATTACAGAAGGTAAAATAAAAGGTGTTGTTGCGCTTGCAAACTGTTCTACATTGAGAAATGGTCCTCAAGACTGGAATACAGTTAATATAACAAAAGAATTAATAAAAAGAGATATATTAGTAGTTGCTGGAGGTTGTGGTAATCATGCTCTTGAAGTAGCAGGATTATGCAATTTAGATTCTGTAGAAAAATATGCAGGGGAAGGATTAAAGGAAATATGTAATATGCTTAAGATACCTCCTGTACTAAGTTTTGGTACTTGCACTGATACAGGTAGAATATCAATGCTTGTTACTGCTTTAGCAGATCACCTTGATGTTGATATTCCAGACCTTCCAATAGCAGTTACTGCTCCAGAGTGGATGGAACAAAAGGCTACTATAGATGGTATATTTGCAGTAGCATATGGAGCATATACACATTTATCTCCTACTCCATTTGTTACTGGTGCTCCTAATCTAGTAAAACTTCTTACAGAAGATGTTGAGAACCTAACAGGTGGTAAAGTAGCTTTAGGAGATGATCCAGTTGAAGCTGCAAAGGCTATAGAAGCTCATATAATAAGCAAAAGACAAAAACTTGGACTTAAATAA
- a CDS encoding TetR/AcrR family transcriptional regulator C-terminal domain-containing protein, producing MLIKDGFDEITVKKITEQADISRKTFYLHYLDKYDLLDTIVNQQLKELEEICEQKKEKGFIEGTVIWFNYFEQHKNFFSALFSSKSTVSFRKQLLDFMMNQLSKKINKINPKKDTEILVRFLSMAILGIIESFILDELNFSTDEIAKQVGELLAQNISLYSH from the coding sequence ATGTTGATTAAAGATGGATTTGATGAAATCACGGTTAAAAAAATTACTGAACAAGCTGATATAAGTAGAAAGACATTTTATTTACATTATTTAGATAAATATGACTTACTAGATACAATCGTCAATCAGCAATTAAAGGAATTAGAAGAAATTTGTGAACAAAAAAAAGAAAAAGGATTTATAGAAGGAACGGTTATTTGGTTTAATTATTTTGAGCAACATAAAAATTTCTTTTCGGCTTTGTTTTCGAGTAAAAGCACTGTTTCATTTAGAAAGCAGCTTCTAGATTTCATGATGAACCAACTAAGTAAAAAAATAAATAAGATAAACCCTAAAAAAGATACAGAAATACTTGTAAGATTTTTAAGTATGGCTATACTAGGAATTATAGAATCATTTATATTGGATGAATTAAATTTTAGTACAGATGAAATAGCAAAACAAGTTGGAGAATTACTTGCTCAAAATATCTCCCTATATTCACATTAA
- a CDS encoding DUF2798 domain-containing protein → MPTTKLQKIFFAFFTVMITVPLFVIYNLAIEIGGMSNQVFIKSLKIIPVEFVFAIILEILIVGPLSEKIAFSIVNPREEKPYIITTVMICSTIVLMCPMMSFVAAFLFHGITVEFIAQWMQNMVINFPFAFFTQLFFIQPLVRFIFRGAFKNQLNKETQYNISETIQNY, encoded by the coding sequence ATGCCAACGACAAAATTACAAAAAATATTTTTCGCTTTTTTTACTGTAATGATAACAGTACCTTTATTTGTGATTTACAACCTTGCAATTGAAATAGGAGGTATGTCTAATCAAGTATTTATAAAATCACTTAAGATAATTCCAGTTGAATTTGTATTTGCAATCATATTAGAAATACTTATAGTAGGTCCACTTTCAGAAAAAATAGCTTTTAGTATTGTAAATCCAAGAGAAGAAAAGCCATATATAATTACTACAGTAATGATATGTTCAACAATAGTATTAATGTGTCCGATGATGTCATTTGTAGCAGCATTTTTATTTCATGGTATAACTGTAGAATTTATTGCACAGTGGATGCAAAACATGGTAATTAATTTCCCATTTGCATTTTTTACACAATTATTCTTCATACAACCACTTGTAAGATTTATTTTTAGAGGTGCTTTTAAGAATCAGTTAAATAAAGAAACGCAATATAATATAAGTGAAACAATTCAAAATTATTAA
- a CDS encoding alpha/beta hydrolase, which translates to MKINKKNVKFNARGLQVAGILNIPENAEEKKQNPAIVCVHPGSSCKEQTAGIYAQKLAELGYVTIVFDTSYQGESEGEPRYIEEPAARVEDIRSAIDYLTTLDFVDENRIGVLGVCAGGGYAVNAAMTEKRIKAVGTVVGANIGRVYRESSDPIKTLEAISKQRTAEARGTETMITNWIPKNQEEREQAGINDIDIIEAVDYYTTSRGQSPNSPNKLNFTSVASVIAFDAFNLAESLLTQPLQIIVGDVQGAFGSYRDGHELYNKAASKKKDLFIIEGVSHYDLYDKEEPVRKAVEKLEAFYKENI; encoded by the coding sequence ATGAAAATAAATAAGAAAAATGTAAAATTTAATGCACGTGGTTTACAAGTAGCAGGTATTTTAAATATACCTGAAAATGCTGAAGAAAAGAAACAAAATCCTGCAATTGTTTGTGTTCATCCAGGAAGTAGCTGTAAAGAACAAACTGCAGGTATCTACGCCCAAAAACTTGCTGAACTAGGATATGTAACTATTGTATTTGATACATCATATCAAGGAGAAAGTGAAGGAGAACCTAGATATATCGAAGAACCAGCTGCAAGAGTTGAAGATATCCGCTCAGCAATAGATTATCTAACGACACTTGATTTTGTAGATGAAAATCGTATTGGTGTATTAGGAGTTTGTGCAGGAGGCGGTTATGCAGTAAATGCTGCTATGACAGAGAAAAGAATCAAAGCTGTTGGTACAGTAGTGGGTGCTAATATTGGCCGTGTATATCGTGAAAGTAGTGATCCTATAAAAACATTAGAAGCAATTTCTAAGCAACGTACTGCTGAAGCTCGTGGGACTGAAACAATGATTACAAATTGGATTCCTAAAAATCAAGAGGAAAGAGAACAAGCAGGTATTAATGATATAGATATTATAGAAGCTGTTGATTATTACACAACTTCAAGAGGTCAAAGTCCTAACTCTCCAAATAAGTTAAACTTTACTAGTGTAGCATCAGTGATAGCTTTTGATGCTTTTAATTTAGCAGAAAGTTTACTAACTCAACCTTTACAAATAATTGTTGGTGATGTACAAGGAGCATTTGGCTCATATAGAGATGGTCATGAACTTTATAATAAAGCAGCTTCAAAGAAAAAGGATTTATTCATTATTGAAGGTGTAAGTCACTATGATTTATACGACAAAGAAGAGCCAGTTAGAAAAGCTGTTGAAAAATTAGAAGCTTTTTATAAAGAAAATATCTAA
- a CDS encoding FAD-dependent oxidoreductase has translation MIEGLTGLVITKADKIYNIVRRNANLYFNYYPKVIVYPNNITDVVNAVNWARKKGINIRCRSGGHNYESFSVADDAVVIDVSNLLDFEIDTNKGYIRIGSGYTQEQLYSKLEEYGFAFVGGSCSSIGVSGVTLGGGVGYLQREYGLACDNLVEAQIVDAFGRIITANSHENKDLFAALRGAGSNNFGVVVSLTLKVHPNDKVTVMNAMWPKNSRYEVIQAFQKVGEDLDNRYTIKVTMTKDTILLYGVGVRSTEKEMEKALSLLLKVPNKINYTTKYITFNESVQKRPGFVPTPTGFKITGLLAYKSLGKEPCQIMFNYLDNSPPIQPPINIGFLLLGGKIAENKDLPSAYPHRGAKILVQIDAQWTLNYSMHANDTIRWVNNLRKSLLPYAGFGYLNYCDINISNYLYSYFGNNVPWLKIVKEKYDPYNLFYYPQGI, from the coding sequence ATGATTGAAGGATTAACAGGACTTGTTATAACTAAAGCAGATAAAATTTATAATATTGTTCGTAGAAATGCAAATTTATATTTTAACTACTACCCAAAGGTAATTGTATATCCTAATAACATAACAGATGTAGTTAATGCAGTAAATTGGGCAAGAAAAAAAGGTATAAATATTCGCTGTAGAAGTGGTGGTCATAACTATGAATCTTTTTCTGTGGCAGATGATGCTGTTGTTATAGATGTTTCTAATTTACTTGATTTTGAAATAGATACTAATAAAGGTTATATAAGAATAGGATCAGGGTACACCCAAGAACAACTTTATTCTAAGCTTGAAGAATATGGATTTGCATTTGTTGGAGGAAGTTGTTCATCTATTGGTGTTTCGGGAGTTACACTAGGAGGAGGAGTTGGATATTTACAAAGAGAATATGGGCTAGCATGTGATAATTTAGTAGAAGCACAAATAGTAGATGCTTTTGGTAGGATAATAACTGCCAATTCACATGAAAATAAAGATTTATTTGCTGCATTAAGGGGGGCAGGAAGCAATAATTTTGGAGTGGTAGTGTCGCTTACCCTTAAAGTACACCCAAATGATAAAGTAACAGTAATGAATGCTATGTGGCCTAAAAATAGTAGATATGAAGTAATTCAAGCATTTCAAAAAGTAGGAGAAGATTTAGATAATAGGTATACAATTAAGGTTACTATGACTAAAGACACTATTTTACTATATGGAGTAGGAGTACGAAGTACAGAAAAAGAAATGGAAAAAGCTTTAAGCCTTTTATTAAAAGTTCCAAATAAAATAAATTATACAACAAAATATATTACTTTTAATGAATCTGTACAGAAACGCCCAGGTTTTGTGCCTACACCAACAGGATTTAAAATTACAGGATTATTAGCATATAAGTCATTGGGAAAAGAACCTTGCCAAATAATGTTTAACTATTTAGACAATTCACCGCCCATACAGCCACCTATAAACATTGGATTTCTTCTATTGGGAGGAAAGATTGCAGAAAATAAAGATTTACCTAGCGCATATCCTCATAGAGGTGCTAAGATATTAGTACAAATTGATGCTCAGTGGACTCTTAATTATAGTATGCATGCTAATGATACAATTAGATGGGTAAACAATTTAAGAAAATCTTTACTTCCATATGCAGGATTTGGATATCTCAACTATTGTGACATTAATATCTCTAATTACTTATATAGTTACTTTGGAAATAATGTGCCTTGGTTAAAAATTGTAAAAGAAAAATATGATCCATATAACTTATTTTATTACCCTCAAGGAATATGA
- a CDS encoding bifunctional 4-hydroxy-2-oxoglutarate aldolase/2-dehydro-3-deoxy-phosphogluconate aldolase, translating into MLESIKKEGIVAVIRAKDHEEAKGYINACVNGGIRAVELTYSIPNVVDLINELRDDKNLILGVGSVLNREMAKDAILAGAKYVVSPGYSEEVNEVCKQLNTLYLPGCMTVSEIMNAQDKGNKMVKLFPGDVFGPKYVKAIKAPIPNVEIMPTGGVSIDNVDKWFEMGVSCVGVGSSLFNAGSLEDIENLAKEFVEKIQNVRSK; encoded by the coding sequence ATGCTAGAAAGTATAAAAAAAGAAGGAATAGTAGCAGTAATTAGAGCAAAAGACCATGAAGAAGCTAAAGGATATATAAATGCTTGTGTAAATGGCGGAATAAGAGCGGTAGAATTAACATACTCAATACCTAATGTTGTTGATTTAATAAATGAACTAAGAGATGACAAAAATCTAATACTAGGTGTTGGAAGTGTTTTAAATAGAGAAATGGCTAAAGATGCAATATTAGCGGGAGCAAAATATGTTGTAAGTCCAGGATATAGTGAAGAAGTTAATGAAGTATGCAAACAATTAAATACACTTTATTTACCAGGATGTATGACAGTAAGTGAAATAATGAATGCACAAGATAAAGGAAATAAAATGGTTAAGTTATTCCCAGGTGATGTATTTGGACCAAAGTATGTAAAAGCTATAAAAGCTCCAATACCAAATGTTGAAATAATGCCAACTGGTGGAGTTAGTATAGATAATGTAGATAAGTGGTTTGAAATGGGAGTTTCTTGTGTAGGAGTAGGAAGTTCACTATTTAATGCAGGAAGCTTAGAAGATATAGAAAACTTAGCTAAGGAATTTGTGGAGAAAATACAAAATGTCAGAAGCAAATAA
- a CDS encoding sugar kinase → MSEANNKKVLGFGEVMLRLIPPNNKKIIQSNSFEAIYGGGEANVIASLSCFGHKTKFATKLPDNSLGDKVIRDLKGFDIDTSSVVRGEGRLGIYFSEIGHGYRSTEVIYDRKYSAISMANKEEFDIKSMLKDVSLVHMSGITPALSKELYNLVIDIAKHCKQNGILVSLDSNYRAKLWSLEEAKGFLEKVLPYVDIAFLGKLDMTNILKYKDNDLDFEDSLKDLYKELFKNYPNIKYVACTKRSVHSINENSLKGYIFDGKDIYISNEYTFDILDRVGGGDAFTAGILHGVINNMDSKKTVEFGVCASALKHSIRGDINLVDEECVISLIDKGLQNIKR, encoded by the coding sequence ATGTCAGAAGCAAATAATAAAAAGGTTTTAGGTTTTGGGGAGGTAATGTTAAGGTTAATACCTCCCAACAATAAAAAAATTATACAGTCAAACTCTTTTGAAGCAATTTATGGTGGAGGTGAAGCAAACGTTATAGCAAGTTTATCTTGTTTTGGTCATAAGACTAAGTTTGCAACTAAATTACCAGACAACTCACTAGGTGATAAAGTAATAAGAGATTTAAAAGGATTTGATATAGATACTAGTTCAGTCGTTAGAGGAGAAGGAAGACTAGGAATATATTTTTCTGAAATAGGTCATGGATATAGAAGTACAGAAGTTATATATGATAGAAAATACTCAGCTATATCAATGGCAAATAAAGAAGAATTTGATATTAAAAGTATGCTAAAAGATGTAAGTTTAGTTCATATGTCTGGTATAACTCCAGCACTTAGCAAAGAGTTATATAACTTAGTTATAGATATTGCAAAACACTGTAAACAAAATGGTATACTAGTGTCCTTGGATTCTAATTATAGAGCTAAGCTTTGGAGCTTAGAAGAAGCTAAAGGATTTTTAGAAAAAGTACTTCCTTATGTAGATATAGCATTTTTAGGAAAGTTAGACATGACAAATATATTAAAATATAAAGATAATGATTTAGACTTTGAAGATTCTCTTAAAGATTTATACAAAGAGTTATTTAAGAACTATCCAAATATAAAATATGTAGCATGTACTAAAAGAAGTGTACATTCCATAAATGAAAATTCTTTAAAAGGATATATATTTGATGGAAAAGATATCTACATATCAAATGAATATACATTTGATATATTAGATAGAGTTGGTGGAGGAGATGCATTTACAGCAGGAATACTTCACGGAGTAATAAACAATATGGATTCAAAAAAGACTGTCGAATTTGGAGTTTGTGCAAGTGCACTAAAGCATTCGATAAGAGGAGATATAAATTTAGTAGACGAAGAATGTGTTATTAGTTTGATAGATAAAGGTCTACAAAATATAAAGAGATAA
- a CDS encoding SDR family oxidoreductase has product MKLPFNIDLNNKVAVVTGGTGILCGAMVEALAKCGAKVAILALGKEACEAKAKDIVDNGGCAIGIEANVLDKESLKRAHDIILEKLGPCDILINGAGGNHPKGTTTKEYLFEEDLNNEELTTFFDLDPKGVEFVFNLNFLGTLLPSQEFSKDMINRKGCTIINISSMNAYTPLTKIPAYSGAKAAVSNFTQWLAVHMSKVGVRVNAIAPGFFVTAQNEKLLFNEDGTPTERSNKILNSTPMGRFGEAQELIGTLLYLVSEDASGFVNGVVIPVDGAFSAYSGV; this is encoded by the coding sequence ATGAAATTACCATTTAATATTGATTTAAATAATAAAGTAGCTGTAGTAACAGGTGGAACAGGAATACTTTGTGGGGCTATGGTTGAAGCTTTAGCTAAATGTGGAGCTAAAGTAGCTATACTTGCACTTGGAAAAGAAGCTTGTGAAGCTAAAGCTAAGGATATAGTAGATAATGGTGGATGTGCCATAGGAATAGAAGCTAACGTATTAGATAAAGAGAGTTTAAAAAGAGCTCATGATATAATTTTAGAAAAATTAGGACCATGCGATATATTAATAAATGGAGCTGGAGGAAATCATCCAAAGGGAACAACAACTAAAGAATATTTATTTGAAGAAGATTTAAATAATGAAGAATTAACAACATTCTTTGACTTAGATCCAAAAGGAGTAGAATTTGTATTTAACTTAAACTTCTTAGGAACATTACTTCCATCTCAAGAGTTTAGTAAAGACATGATAAATAGAAAAGGGTGTACAATAATAAATATATCTTCAATGAATGCATATACACCGCTTACAAAAATACCAGCATACTCAGGGGCAAAGGCTGCAGTAAGTAACTTTACTCAATGGTTAGCTGTACACATGTCTAAAGTAGGAGTAAGAGTAAATGCTATAGCACCAGGTTTCTTTGTAACAGCACAAAATGAAAAGTTATTATTCAATGAAGATGGAACACCAACAGAAAGAAGCAACAAGATATTAAATAGCACACCAATGGGAAGATTTGGAGAAGCCCAAGAATTAATAGGTACATTATTATATCTAGTAAGTGAAGATGCATCAGGATTTGTAAATGGTGTTGTTATACCAGTAGATGGAGCATTTTCAGCATACTCAGGAGTATAG